In the Colias croceus chromosome 1, ilColCroc2.1 genome, tgtaggttgttttaacaaagatagtgaagtaaaataatataaatatgtacatatataaaaaaaaatattattatgacatagcttggtaggtaaccagttatttcttatttgtttctttcttcgaatatgtagtgaaaaaatgattcaaacaacaacaacaacaacaacatgtaaaccgaataaaaactcaattggcattttttaagtatatatttaggttttcttgaaatccgtcccggaagatttctggtgcctacctacactagccgatgaacagatagactttgtctgaaagcataagctctacgcatagattaaatatgttaaacgaaaaataaccttcagacgataaaatactaactaaatcacacataaacctaactaaatcgggtttatttaagttttgaggttaattcacatttttctcaatatcttgaaaacccctgttttgatcacaaaaaaatcaattggtaaaaatcttttgaatatcgaagaaccctccaaaaccactctggcattgacgcaacactgtactgtggtccatactttcatgggcattctcctttggcacagacaatcttaagaccctgagaaagaacataggctactttttattgcgaaatatgtgccacgggcgaagccggggcggaccgctagttcagagataagtaattaatatattttctattcaaggtttccatgtctgggccgtgaagaaagggaaaaattattttttttctaaaaaaggctcaatttgtaaggaataaaacttcccatagccctgactgaacctaaaacacgaaaaaaattaaattattccatatgacgtcactatttacatcatcctatattatatgccagatattgttagccccgcgtagtaaagtcagtttatacctaaaataaatattaagtaagtacaaagaaaatttcaagtcaacgtgcatgtaaggagtggcacccaataaaatagacagaatgaaacaaagtgtcgcctctatagcggtgagtcagtgacatcgcataatctatgactgtctagccgtcattcgcgcgccccgcgccgccgcgcttggcgcacagattttgttcgtggtgtctgctccatattaatattatctcaatggctTCTGTAGAAATTTATTGACctgaaaataaagtaaaatgattCATTAAATTATGCAAGCCAAGTGGTTTACATACCCAGTTTTATTCGTTGTACGTAAACCTGTGATGTAATGCAAATTAAGATAAACCAGGAAGAATccttaaatgtaattaaattttaattacatatgcCTTGATTGACGTATCATCGTATTCATCTGTTTGTTGTGTACAATTAACAGccaccattaaaaataaaaccgtaACCATGGTAACTTGGAACGAcatatttatagtttaattttttatttattttatcacacAAGTAACTTTTTCAAAACTGCGCCTATATTATGTGACGGAAAATTtgcgttctttttatatactCTGATTTAGATATAATCTATGTAATGAAAAGTGGTTAGggtttgttatttatttaattgagcACGTTTGaggtaaacaaaataattaaaaataataaacaatcatACACATATTGTTAACTTATCAGATAgtcatgtaggtacctatataagtatgtatattgtaaatttttcaaaacatcTTCACAAAATGAATTTTCCATTACTATAATTCTGagaagaatataaattatagtataaaattaataaacacacGCAAAATGATGTTATAGAAGGTCAATAAGCCAATAATATCGTATTAAAAGTGACGTTAGTTCCTAACGATTATTGTGTATTTCccagttattttattaaataacaaatgcATAAATCACCTTTACTTACTTGGCCCACCAACTGCGGATTGGTCTTCCAATTTCTGGAAAGTTTAAAATGACGTCAAAATTAATTgaggataaaaaataattaaaatgtttacaaCGCTTCAAAATAACTTTGAAAGAGTTATTTTGAAGCCACATTtgcaattatttaatatctacaCATTTACTCATTCGTATGaattaggaaaaaatattgtattgatattctaaattaataaaaagtgctggagagattaaaattaaaaaatatttaaaagtttccGCTTGCCCTGGCTTCGGGGTGACTCTAGATAGGAAAGAATGTGCTCTCGGTTAAGATaagtttttatgttaaatcgaaaaaaaaaacaaacaaacgtaCAATAATATTACCTCTTTATAACATTATAGTATTTAAAAGACATACAAGCTCTTGTACTAAAGATACTTTACAAGTATTTACTCACTTTTACATGATAAATGGTCGGTGCATCGTCGTTGTGGTTAGACTCGTTTACTGTATCATTACTAGAAGATAATAACCGTAATACAGGGAAATCCTTAGCCGTTTCTGTTGTTCTAGCTCTACTAGTCTTTGACGGAGCCAGCACAGGCGATATTAAAACAACCCGTTCTTTAGAATCATTGAAATTCGATTCCACTAAGCTTAGTAAAGAAATAACAAATAGGgatgttattaaaaatcgCATGGCTATTATTGAATGGTTTGAAAATTATTGGAAGCTTTATTTATATGCTTTTGATGGATTCATGATCACGATTTGTGAGCAGTCCGAGGTTTATATGTCCTTACATTATCTGACATCATTATCTTTGATGATGTtcaataattcattattaGAATCAATAGAACGTATTTAAATACACATGCactctattaatattatcggATATgttctaaaaaatatatatattacttttCCATAAAATGTGAgtaatttgtatgtaataGGCCAATGCCATCTGAAGTAGAagtggtacctacctaccagtgtttttcatttacaaaCGCACTTTTTTAGTTtgaataatatacttaagtaAGCATTAGCGTTCTATTGCCTTTTGAAAATGATATAGGtatcttataataaattatctctTTGCAGTATTCAATCTTCGCTTTTTATTGATCCTTTAATctcatataaaacaattttacgaTGTTTCTCgtgttatttaagtttataaataaagggttataataaaaaatatggaaagataacagattataaatttatatttccatTTCAGTCCAATGAACCCCTTCGAGGCACGCGTTACAAGTCACGGTCACGATCACGTAGCATCTATTACTGTAGTATTTGTCTTTCCTAGGTGTATAAAGAAAATGACTTCTAATATTCAGCAttgcaatataaaaaatataatctatcaaaacaaacattttatgaAGTTGCAATCGAAAATTTTAATGCGTAGTTGTCTGACCTCGCGGGTAATATCAAAACGTTACAAGCACAAATTAAGTATCTCATGTAGATGTTTACATACGATTTATGTTTACTGTCATTCATTggaataataatgattttttattatatgatcGTATACGTATGATTAAGGGGGTTTCCCacaaaaatgttttgattaggaatatgcattatgcatatttaaaaaacatataaaatatcgGACTAAAAAggtcaaattataaaaaagttgcTATATAAAGAGACTTGAACAATACTACCTACGGCCTAGGTAATAGGGGGAGGGGGCGTCATCATCAAAtctattcatattatatagttactATTGTATGATTAAAGTAAACAATAATCTTTGATTTTCCTATGTTCCTAGATGTGATGCTATGATGATTTTCCGTATAATTAAAGAATGAAACAAAGACATCTTTCAATTACAGaggtatataatatctgaTTGCATCTttgtattatcattttaaacgGTCTGGGTTTTATATCGTGAGAAATTGCATCCCAATTGAATATatcagttttttattttaacacaaGGTCTAGATATCGTAAAAATATCGGTTACAAAATACGTCGAAAATAGTAGAGGCTATATGTTGATATTTCCATTTGATCTTTATATAAGCAGTCTTCACTCTTCACACTGAAATGAAAGAAAATGATGTATTAAGAACATAGAACTAGAAAGATCCCAGTATCTAATAGCATAattaggttttatttttactgctatcaatatattatgtctaaacatatatttctttatatttttacatttgatAATAAcgactaaaatatgtaaagatGTGAGGAACTTACGTTTATACGATTGCCTGCGTTACCATTGGGGTATTCGTTCTAAGCAAGTCTTCAGTGGCTGTTGGTTTTATCATTTCAGCTGTTGAAAACACTTCAACCTCATTTATCATTGCTGTCGGTGATACTGTATTCAAAGGTTCCCGAGTAAAGTAAACTGTTTCAATTGTTTGATCAGTGGCTATTTTGGGTAATATTTCTGCTGTTTTAGCTTCTGGTAAGGTTAGCGACGCAAACGCAGCCTCTAAGTTTTCGCCCAAATCTAGCGTCGGTGTTGGTTGCACGTTAAATTTCGCAGACACAGGAAAAATTGCTCCTGATTTTgctgttatttttaatgcacTCGCTAACTGTATGTAAAATAGGTAAACTATATAAAAGTGAGACTTAATCATTGTTTATTCAACACGAGACACGAAAGAATTGGCACACTGTTTAAAGTGGAATGACCAATATAAGTAATTTCAAGTTCATTCACAAATCCATCACCGGTTTATAGTTTATCAATATCATCATGTGAATATGAAATATTCGGATATAAATGAGTTtcgaaattgttttaattgatCAACTTCAGTAGCCATAGAATctaaattttatcattaaacGTTTCCCCCATTTAGGTATCATATTCAAGAACGATGATCCTTGATAAGAATATATTTCAAGTCTCAAAAACAACAACACTACTCTACTATACTTACACATAATAAAcgaatatgaaattataacaattgttAAAATGTGCGATGGAGATTCATAACCTTTGGCATTGAGGCAAACGTGTTCATCGACCAGTGTAACCAGTTATTAAATCTATCtgtatagtttttatttattggcaGCCTGATGCGCACTGCAAAAACGTTCGAAGGTGTAAAATTCGTTAAATTCCATTACCATTTTGGTCACAACCAGAAGTTATCTTAGTATTGGGATATACTCCAacttaaatgtaatttgtaagCAGGTCCATATGTTGGATATTTGCATGAGTCATGGGCAAGACCAGGATCTTGAATGAGGCTATCGATTCGCTTATATGACAACCAAGACAACAATAGACCGTCATAAAAATGTCGAATTCAGAATCATATCAGAGTCGCACTATAGTGCGAAAGTAATCGCCAATGCAAAAGACATTCttcatgttatttttttccaattttttaTGATACTGCCAAGGTTAGATTCTGCAAATCTTAGTCAGGGAAATCGTCTTTCGATAAACTATGTCTTGTACGTTATATCACAGattataaaataggtactaCGTCAGTTAGACTAATTTATATCATGCTAAGCTATATCAGTGATCTAGCTCAGATCACAAACAAATActatataataacaaatacttTTGTAACATACCGCCAGATATAcagaaatacatatttagttACTTCCTTtacatatacaaaaaaacaaaggGAAATTTGGAACAAATagttttttctaaaaatgGAACTTAACTTAATAAAGTACCTCATTCAAgcatcttttttttaaaacggttatcatttttttattattattcaaggATGAACCTATTTATACAAAAGATATTAATCACATGCGGTTAACCGCAATACAATAGTGTGATACAAGTAAACATGGCATGTAATCTCGTTACCCATATCCGATCTTATATACTGGTGTATTTTgatatgttatatattatctaattaaaacttttttgaagcaaaacttctttaggcatCTTGAGGGTagataaaatttcaaggtcgcgtcatggagtaaggtgatgattttggtatctttgaatcttgcgaaagaagtttcacttctgacagtatttgtaaaaaaatgaattttctttcaaagtttcaagttttatttcaaaactatTTGTGTGTCTACTTTTTTTATGttcagaaaaaaaatcttattcataataattgtatcCTCTATTTTGAACTAATAAAGCTCCTTGCTAATTTTAATTGCCAATATGTGCGGGTAAACATTTGCATTGTggtatttgtatatttgtacGTTTTGGGTTTATACGTTaacaaatttacaaattagatcgatttacttcaaataaaaataggaaAAGGGGAAAAGGAAATCTTTTTTCGTCttttcttaatataatttagaacAATTTTCCGCAAAAATGCTGCAAATTTTAAACCAACTCAAGCTGtttgaaaatgttataatataccATGATGGATATacgtattaaataaagttCCAGCTAGACTTACAATGATCGAATTCTAGAATTGAAGAATACCGTGATAGATACACGTTTCAAGTAAAGTTCCAGCTAGACTTACAATAATGGAATTCTAGAATtgaagaaagaagaaaaagaCTTGGCTTAATCCTCGTagaaacgtttaaaaaaatgcgCCTTTTTGGAATTTAATAGCAAAGCCGTTTCTTGTCATAGCGGTTGATAGTAAAGTAAGTCGAATGGGCAAACGATGACCATTATGAAGGGGGCCCATTAGGTCATTAGGCATTTGACTCAGAGCATACACAAGCTGTTCTAAAATGGAAatttttcggaaggggtgttaagtaggccccaaggaagctccccttaaaaaaactgacgatttcggcgtgacgataagttacgatgaatttttgaaaatgcagaaaaaaaaagtccttttgaaatactcgagcgcgtcagattttcataggggaggtttatctcggtctcctgaaagcatattttcttaatctgacaaaaatgttggtgggttctcttaatctgaccgaaaaaggtttgagagtttcttttttttaataatcgttatttcatatcaatttttcttaacaccctcagttttcgagatatactcaaaaaaccgggagtttgagtttttctgatgcttcaagtcaaaaagttttaactttggacaaaaatgtaaagagaccttttttgtgtaaaataaaattaccttttttgtttattctaacttttttttttgtaaaatgtatcgttcgcgacttatatactgcaacgcgtttttcggatgacgaaatggctcctccagacttccggtcacgcggaaaccggcagattttgtatttttagtaagttttagattatattcttcaaaataaaaataaaaacaatcgcgctcgagaatgccggattaacgttttttttttacaagttcgcgaccctataacttggcggcgtcaaggacttatcgtcagattagttaaatttagtcttaaaacactaaaatcaacccccaatatcttaatctgacgcgctcgagtatttcagactatcgatttttttactaatctgatcgtctatcctaggcgcgcgtcactacttatagagctaaatagttaacaagattgttctattaggtctaaggtatctctcatatcttaaactgccacgctcgagtattgcagaaaattcccctcttcgcctccctatctatgtCAAATTCTTAAATATTGAATTGGAGTTAGCTATATTCGCTTAGGCTTGGATAATAATTTGAAGACTTTTGAAAGATTAAACGAGATCATTTCACAAATACAACCCTACAAATCTACTTTCATTCGTCTagataaaaatcttttatacTTAAATCAAACAAGTTTTCTTTCATTAGGGCAGGCTTCGTAGAagctcaatattttttattattctcagACTTTTAGTGTATTTGTTTATGTACATACCATATATCTATACAAATGACTCAAAAATAATCGCAGGTGTCGATCACAAcgtaattataaaacataataatttatatctacactaatatatAAGGACCAGTAATatctttttaacttttttatttttcttttatattttcattatgttTCAATATGTACGTGTTATCTGTATTAGATATAGATGGTAttcgtataataattttatcttattcaATATCAGTGTGTTTCCttctaagtaggtatatatttatttatgtatattatataatatgtaattggtATGTatatctgtttattttatttatgtatatataggtatatatatgtatatgtgaTATTGTATatagacatattatattatttaaggtggatacattattattattatattttttttgttttttttgctattaattattattttttctgttcTCGTCCCGCCAATAGTGATCATTTTGCTTGTTtaccttttaccgtggttgcctggaagagatcactattaagtgataaggccgccaaaatAGTTGTACTCTGTTCTATATGTAAGTAGTTCTAAGGTTTCCTATCTGTACAActattaaagagttaaataaataaataaataatattataaagaggaaaactttgtttgtttattcgtttgtttgtttgattgttatgaataggctcataaactactggacctattttaaaaattctttcaccattcgaaagctacattatccacgagtaacataggctaggttttatcccggaaatcccacgggaacgggaactatgcgggtttttctttgaaaacgcgggcgaagccgcaggcggaaagctagtagtcaataaaatacaaaacactttctgataatatttttattatgtttattctacactacattatttatttaataaataaattttcagtcATCACACACGACAAGTAGGTAAACAATTAATTCATtgatttgtattaaaaatcatGCTCTCGTTCATCAACTAGATATTGAAGTAGAGAAAATATACAAGAATTATTTGattgtatattttctaaacTTTCTTAAAACTAAACGtgaattatttcatattggatacaatttttataaagagAAATATAAGTCacctaaacaaaaaaatacagcaATTCTTTAGTTTTACAAAGATCATACAGAATTTTATTTGGTTTGTAAAAACTGAACAAAATCTCCTATATCTTTTATATGATTTAACTATGAATATCTAAACATATTCtgagtattataaatatttacttggTATATCGCTCTGCATCATCACAGGAAAATGTTACATTGTcccatataatattacagttaATGACGTCATAGCATTCCAAATAAATTGCAACCTTGTTGGGACAGTTTGCGTCTAGACTTATTGTTTTGGAAAACAAAAGAAAGCATTGCttatgtaatatgtttatGTCTTCTAGCATATTTGCccactgtttttttttgtcatgCTAAGATGACGCTAAAGTCAGAGACGTACGTCCTAAGAATAAGGAATTGTAAGTCGTTTTAGCATCGATTAGCACTTGATTACCAGTTTCGCATTACATATCATTTTATACGAGCTCTAATTTAACTATAGTCTTTGTTCCAAAtgcaattgaaataaatattttttggctAAATCTGTAGAATTGTGTGGCTTGCTTAGCTATTAGGTATCCTTACAGGTTAtacctttaaattatgttactttatcaataaattgttCTATAGGATTGTTATAATGCTAATTAGATACTAATACAGCGAGGAAGTCGTCTCTGTTTCTTTTCGGGCCGGGTTTCGTTTTGAATGCAGCAGCGCTGGCTCCTCGTCCACCAATAAAGTCTTGGAAGGTGAGGAGGGGTGGCCCTCGCTGTCGGATGTCGAAGAGACCTTCACCGAAGGTAGGCTGGAATTAGGAGATAAAAGTTTTAGTggatagttttataataaaacaaattcttgTGGTGTGTACACGTACACggttataatatactatatactagctttccgccggcggctccgcccgcggtttttaaagaaaaactcgcatagttcccgttcccgtggaatttccgggataaagcTATATCCTATactactcgtggataatgtagctttcgaatggtgaaagaatttttaaaatcggtccagtagtttatgagcctattcattacaatcaaacaaacaaataaacaaacaaagttttcctctttataataatagtgtaGATTACATTATACCTGGCTTTGCATTGACGACTAGTTAATCTTCAATGATATTGGGCTCTATGGAGAGTATAGCGTACATTATGGCatagatttgatttttaatgctttcataaaaattatcgaactttgtatatttaatgagagattaaattattttttgcaacACTTCCAAATTTTCGAACATTCAGAAGCCAGTTTAAAGGATTGTTATTAAGAAAAGCACCTTAAGAATTGAGATTTAGCTATTCAAAACTCTACAATTACTTTGACTGGTACGTACAAACGATGTAGGCTTTGGCAATGCACGCGCGTATTTACCTATAATTCTTAGGTTACactacgtagtatattattattagtctgtggttacACGCTCCGTTTGGCGTCAGTTCAGTCCATCAGTCTGCTCAGAATGACGGGAGAATTATCGTCTAACCGGTTGACTGACGGACTGATGGTTCAGAATGTCAAAAATTGTTCGTGTTTTTCATCCTTCATTCTGGCATCAGTCGAAGCCGGATCAAACTGATGGACTGAACTGATGCCAGACTGAGCGTGTAACCCAAGAATATGattgtcatattatattatgcaaattacaattattgatCACGTCCATAGTTTTTTAAAGAGCAACAAACAATACCTCATTTCacgtacaaaaactaaccgaTTTGGAATATTACTAGGAAGCAGATCCTATTAACCATCTATTTAAGGTAACCTTTATAACTGATTGTTTAAGATGTGTACAGCCAcagtatattatttagtatcaAACGACGCATTACCTAGTTTTGTcaactacaaaaataaaaaaaaatccataacGTAAGGTATAAGAATTGGGACAGAATACCCACAAACCGatacataaatattgaaaaaaaaacctaatcGCTTCGCTAACACCTAATCGCTATTTTAATTcgcttttaattttagtaaaagaagttaaaaaaaatatatttagaaaaCTTATCATTTACTCGCAGATATGTTTTACACGCATCACGTAAAAATTACCGCACGGAATTGAATGCAGTTTTCACTATAACATGCCAGAGCTGGGGTCGGAGCAGgcgctagttatttttttaaagttgacAGATTATATTAAAACCGGTTATGATCGACAGAAAGAAAGGTTACTTCCGTGTATTTGTCGTCAGATCCTGATTAACATATAAAGTCCTTGATGTAGGCAAATAAGATACTAGATGGGTGAATGTATCTCATTATATGAATGGAATATTGatgtagaataataattatataatatttttatacttcctcgatatttttatatgtaacaCACCTACacttaaatctaaaaatagattttgaaTAAAAGATGCATTATTAACTGCCTGTTTACTTTTTTAGTAGCATGACAATAGAAGTTAGGAAGAgagttattttcatatttaacgtGGATCGTTTTTCTACTAGGTATCTCAGGACAAAACAGGATTTTTCTTCATTGCCGTAATTATATCATGCAGTACTGTTAtctcattttttatataatatgtaaatcaaCAAAAAAGCAACATTTTTCTCTGAAAATGTTACAGCGTGATTTAAGATTTATGGGAACTGTAACACTAGTACATGAAACTCACCTCTGACTGGAAGCCATTTAATGAGTTAAATCCAAAAGCAGATGAAGCGCTTTGACTGCCACCCCCGAAGCCTCCTAGGGAAGCCGCAGAGGATGATGCGCCGGAAACTGAAGCGCCCGCGCCGCTGAAGGAGGCAGCTTGGCTGCTCGCTTGGCTACCGCTGAATCCGCTGAAAGATAACATTTTTGAATTAGATGCATTTTATACTAGATGTTCAGCAAATGTAtgtttagttattatttataccaaTTTATATCTCAATTATACAAAATGTACATAATCctttctaatatttatttttgtagtataattttattatgttatgttattacttattaaaaagcgtataccttccAAATCCATTAAACGATGAAGACTGGCTGGCAGAGTGGGAAGTACTGAAACCTTCATTAAATCCAAATGAAAATGACTGTGAGGCTGAATGACTCAACCCAGCACCACTAGCACTGCTGCTAATACTAGCTGATAGCCCTCCATTCCCTGTCGGCCTCACGTTAAAACCTCCCCCGAACTTCGGTTTCACTTGATTCGCTCTATCACTTATTCCCAATGTAGTGGGATCTCGTTCTAAATGTTCCAGAACCGGTAAAACCGGTGGTGTGATGATAGGCTCCAACTTTCTTTCCCGCCGCTCGTCTGGGAACACGAAACCGTTGGCCGGGGCGGCCCGGGCCAATCCCGCCGCGACCGAGAGGCAGAGGCACGCGCAAATCAGCTTCATGATTGATCCGTGGCTACTATGTTCCGTCCAAGTCGTTTGTAGTATTAATAGGGTCGCACGAGGTCACCGCCGGTGTTGGCATGCGGCTCGTGCCGCAGCCTTCAGAAAACCCACTGCGCGGGCCTGTGCCGATGTCCTGGCCACTACTTATCCCCACTTCGTATGTAACACCCACGTCTTGGACTCATTAGCTATCCTTTTACAGTTATGTTATTGTTCCGAAGATCCGGAAAATGATGATCGGGATTGGGAAACCCGCGTGCTACATTGTGTTGTGCAATATGAGTTTAGGTACGTAGATTTCGTTTAGCTTATATAAGTGCTGTTTGGATTATGTCCACAAAGAGATGATTTTGTGTTTCTTTACCTGATTTCATAtgagttattttgaaaaaaaaacgacgcaattttttaccAATGAATAAAACTTCTTCACTTagatcaaataaattaaaataaacttattaaaactagttaaaaatttcacaatttttGTTTCCAAATCACAGTTATTTTGACGTGTATTTTTAAACTGAACACACAGGAATGCAAATGCTGTTAATCTATAAATTAACACCTCTGATTGCCTAAAGCCAAGAAATAACTCGTCTCAAAAACCAGTCcaaaaaatttgtttgtagaaattaaattcaagAGATTTGATTagcatttgaaacattttagaATCACATGATTCGGTTAAAAGGGTCATGTGATGTCAAACATGTTATTTGTAAGATTTTCCTAGGAGACACCGtccaataattttaatttataataattgttaaatggTTCATAATTAatcaactaaataaaaataaatacgtaatATAGGTAAAATCAATTGctagattattataatagttactAGCttctagctttccgcccgcggtttcgccggtctaaaacctaatctacactaatattataaagaggaaaactttgtttgtttgtttgtttgattgtaatgaataggctcataaactactggaccgattttaaaaattctttcaccattcgaaagctacattatccacgagtagataatataggctaggtatatattatcacgctaagaccaacaggagcggagccacgctgttgaaaccgcgcggcacagctagtaaattatattctaaaaccttcctcttgaatcactctatttttatttatttgtctttgggaaacaaacaatacagtgtttcttaaaattaaaaaaacaaaatactattaggatataatttattaggattAAGTCatagcgggcgaagccgcgggcggtaagctagtatcatattataataacattttaggTTATGAAGTATGTACggttttttaatcaatatt is a window encoding:
- the LOC123692296 gene encoding uncharacterized protein LOC123692296 isoform X2; the protein is MRFLITSLFVISLLSLVESNFNDSKERVVLISPVLAPSKTSRARTTETAKDFPVLRLLSSSNDTVNESNHNDDAPTIYHVKGPIIIMAIEGIQTETQDPP
- the LOC123692109 gene encoding austinoid biosynthesis cluster protein W-like — protein: MKLICACLCLSVAAGLARAAPANGFVFPDERRERKLEPIITPPVLPVLEHLERDPTTLGISDRANQVKPKFGGGFNVRPTGNGGLSASISSSASGAGLSHSASQSFSFGFNEGFSTSHSASQSSSFNGFGSGFSGSQASSQAASFSGAGASVSGASSSAASLGGFGGGSQSASSAFGFNSLNGFQSEPTFGEGLFDIRQRGPPLLTFQDFIGGRGASAAAFKTKPGPKRNRDDFLAVLVSN